A genomic region of Jaculus jaculus isolate mJacJac1 chromosome 10, mJacJac1.mat.Y.cur, whole genome shotgun sequence contains the following coding sequences:
- the Odf3l1 gene encoding outer dense fiber protein 3-like protein 1, producing MKQSKGSRNCVFYAQHPEKEEQPPSWQEVKQTPVLMATIKGPGPAKYLRPSCTGYIEHDGSMFQEPAYSLHTRHSEKRLTDVCSPGPCYSMDPKATRFGMSTCPQVLMEERISNLRLSPVPAPCHYNVEKICPPGERTAPQYTFGYRCPFRVMDPNPAPNQYHLPLLLGPNSPVYPSAPSYSLGSSSKNWFYKENITGGPGPAMHARPEPSVYQNRSPIYSMAKRVAYPLDHTLRPGPGSHDIQQVTVHKPRAPTFTMGIKHSPYLCPLIVDIHD from the exons ATGAAACAGTCCAAGGGAAGCAGGAACTGTGTGTTCTATGCGCAGCACCCCGAGAAAGAGGAGCAGCCGCCCTCATGGCAGGAAGTCAAGCAGACCCCTGTCCTGATGGCCACGATCAAAG GTCCAGGGCCTGCCAAGTACCTCCGGCCATCCTGCACAGGATACATAGAACACGATGGCTCCATGTTCCAGGAGCCCGCTTACAGCCTGCACACCAGACACTCAGAGAAGC GGCTCACAGATGTATGCAGCCCCGGGCCATGCTATTCCATGGACCCCAAAGCAACCCGGTTTGGAATGTCCACCtgccctcaggtcctcatggagGAGCGCATCTCCAACCTAC GCCTAAGCCCTGTACCAGCTCCCTGCCACTATAACGTGGAGAAGATCTGCCCCCCGGGGGAACGCACCGCTCCCCAGTACACTTTCGGCTACCGGTGCCCATTCAGAGTGATGGATCCCAACCCTGCTCCAAACCAGTATCATCTGCCACTCTTGCTGGGGCCCAACTCGCCTGTCTACCCGTCCGCCCCGAGTTATAGCCTGGGCTCTTCAAGCAAGAATTGGTTCTACAAAGAGAATATCACAGGAGGCCCTGGGCCGGCCATGCACGCCAGGCCCGAACCATCCGTGTACCAGAACCGCAGCCCTATCTATAGTATGGCCAAGCGCGTTGCCTACCCCCTGGACCACACGCTCCGACCGGGCCCTGGCTCCCATGACATCCAGCAGGTCACTGTGCACAAGCCTCGGGCGCCCACATTCACCATGGGCATCAAGCACTCTCCCTACCTGTGCCCGCTGATCGTTGATATCCACGACTGA